Proteins encoded within one genomic window of Syntrophorhabdaceae bacterium:
- a CDS encoding ATP-binding protein, translated as EFYRLLHYPEDGSVHLNFVRDGLYENPAIRSVIFEKLGQDGFAEGIELTLLDRDGTPIPVIASYIIIDVDGEQCVESVYKDIRVRKELERKLIEQNENLEKNVRQRTVDLENQKDLLIKKNKELVTLTEKLRESKMRLQTLFKAITDTVVVIDPDFNILMSNQKGIGNKGKCYKRIFNQEAACEDCLIGRVFTEKLPVSLERMIDGEYYLLQAYPIFDSHCQVIGALEFSRVITKEKNMERQLLQADKLASLGQLVSGIAHEINNPNTFIRGNLTIIQEALNDMMPILDRAYEARPDLKIARLNYEMFRQSIPVLVDDMAQGANRIKGIVDGLRKFAKKDEGLLNERVNVNAITEACMRLVDNQVRRTADVKAEFDPDLPEITGNAQKLQQVIVNVLINASQAIDKPRGTITVSSYRPNDREIVLKISDNGKGMDEKTVKQIFDPFFTTKRHHGGTGLGLSIAYGIIKEHEGRIEVESKIGVGTTFYIYLPGSPEEA; from the coding sequence GGGAATTTTACCGCCTCCTCCACTACCCTGAGGACGGTTCGGTCCACCTCAATTTTGTTCGTGACGGGCTCTATGAGAATCCGGCGATCAGATCGGTTATCTTCGAAAAGCTGGGACAGGACGGGTTCGCGGAGGGTATTGAGCTTACGCTGCTGGACCGTGACGGCACACCTATCCCTGTAATAGCCTCGTACATCATCATCGATGTCGACGGCGAACAATGCGTCGAATCGGTGTACAAGGACATACGGGTACGCAAGGAGCTGGAGCGGAAGCTCATAGAGCAGAACGAGAACCTGGAGAAGAACGTCCGCCAGAGAACGGTCGACCTGGAGAACCAGAAGGACCTCCTCATCAAGAAGAACAAGGAACTTGTCACCCTCACCGAAAAGCTGAGGGAGAGCAAGATGAGGCTCCAGACCCTCTTTAAGGCGATCACCGACACCGTTGTGGTCATCGATCCCGATTTCAATATCCTCATGTCGAACCAGAAGGGCATCGGCAACAAGGGGAAGTGTTACAAGAGGATCTTCAATCAGGAGGCCGCCTGCGAGGACTGCCTGATCGGCAGGGTCTTCACAGAGAAGCTGCCCGTATCTCTTGAACGAATGATAGACGGCGAGTATTACCTTCTCCAGGCGTACCCGATCTTTGATTCCCATTGCCAGGTCATAGGGGCGCTGGAATTCTCACGGGTGATCACGAAGGAAAAGAACATGGAACGGCAACTGCTCCAGGCCGACAAGCTGGCATCTCTCGGACAGCTCGTCTCAGGCATCGCCCACGAGATCAACAACCCCAACACATTTATCCGGGGCAACCTGACCATTATCCAGGAGGCGTTGAACGATATGATGCCCATCCTCGATCGCGCCTATGAAGCCCGGCCCGACCTCAAGATTGCCCGGCTCAACTACGAGATGTTCAGGCAGTCGATCCCCGTTCTCGTGGACGACATGGCGCAGGGTGCGAACAGGATCAAGGGGATCGTGGATGGGTTGCGGAAGTTTGCCAAAAAGGACGAGGGGCTCCTCAACGAGAGGGTAAACGTGAACGCCATTACTGAGGCGTGTATGCGGCTCGTGGACAACCAGGTCCGCAGGACGGCCGATGTAAAGGCCGAGTTTGACCCGGACCTGCCCGAGATTACAGGCAACGCCCAGAAGCTGCAGCAGGTTATCGTGAATGTACTCATAAATGCGTCCCAGGCTATCGATAAGCCGCGGGGAACCATAACGGTTTCCTCATACCGGCCGAACGACAGGGAGATCGTACTGAAGATAAGCGACAACGGAAAGGGCATGGATGAGAAGACGGTGAAACAGATCTTCGATCCTTTTTTTACGACGAAAAGGCATCATGGCGGAACGGGTCTCGGGCTTTCCATAGCCTATGGGATAATCAAGGAACATGAAGGCAGGATCGAAGTGGAAAGCAAGATAGGTGTCGGGACAACGTTCTACATCTATCTCCCCGGAAGTCCTGAGGAGGCTTGA